From the genome of Clostridium sp. BNL1100, one region includes:
- a CDS encoding ABC-2 family transporter protein, with translation MNKYLKIMNTSLQNNMEYRFQFMTTIICSFIPFAVNSLIWLSINNYSSDLYGYSLNEIFTYYFIMMIVNNLLQCDIAYTVCDDIRSGTIIPYLLKPLDYMGYHLFNELPRKVVFIIWGAAPTAVLFLFIRKSLTLSWDPILIAQFMVSLIIGILISFLLYYLLGLLAFTFSQVGNFIMGYGVLLTIISGKIFPLTLMPGLVRRILDFTPFQYTAYVPVTILQNKYGGYTEVFGVIMLGIVWIAVLYGICRLLWKNGLNKYSAFGG, from the coding sequence ATGAATAAGTATTTAAAAATCATGAATACTAGTTTACAGAATAACATGGAATACAGATTTCAGTTTATGACTACAATTATCTGCTCCTTCATTCCGTTTGCTGTAAACTCATTAATCTGGTTGTCTATCAATAATTATTCATCTGATCTTTATGGGTATTCATTAAATGAAATATTTACCTATTATTTTATTATGATGATTGTTAACAACCTTTTGCAATGTGATATTGCTTACACGGTTTGTGACGATATAAGGTCCGGGACCATTATACCTTATTTGTTAAAGCCTTTGGACTATATGGGCTATCACTTGTTTAACGAACTGCCCAGAAAAGTAGTGTTTATTATATGGGGAGCTGCTCCGACAGCAGTTTTATTCCTATTTATCAGAAAATCACTTACCCTGAGCTGGGATCCTATTTTGATTGCACAGTTCATGGTCAGTCTTATTATCGGAATACTCATCAGCTTTCTACTGTACTATTTATTGGGATTGCTGGCTTTTACATTTTCTCAGGTTGGAAACTTTATTATGGGGTATGGAGTTTTACTAACAATAATATCAGGAAAGATATTTCCGCTAACGCTTATGCCCGGGCTTGTTAGAAGAATTTTAGATTTTACGCCTTTTCAATATACAGCATACGTACCGGTAACAATTTTGCAGAACAAGTATGGTGGCTATACCGAAGTATTTGGTGTAATAATGCTTGGAATTGTATGGATTGCCGTATTATACGGAATTTGCAGATTACTCTGGAAAAACGGATTAAATAAATACTCTGCATTCGGTGGTTAA
- a CDS encoding 3-oxoacyl-[acyl-carrier-protein] synthase III C-terminal domain-containing protein — protein MDTYISNISYATGEQREIVSLSGNGVDERTIAMFSKFGLKYYREFNGSIYDLAVKAAEQTLKENHNQIEEMIFTTGSFHSQPEPYNRISNIRELNTVINKLGIAAYPYGIFLSDCANVISAIHIGKSLLCENPDKDILIVSSDVTGQTESRIVPPGSSIKSDGAGSCIISGKPNGASFMILAVKQYHNSRMLNNSGFANYSIELMKCMDFIKDEFFKEGSGNYKLVLVNNYSTGFARSLAKQIGIPVEIIYTEQIAGYAHCFASDIFINLSKLIADGCISDGDNILAIASGPSSISGISLKYVNK, from the coding sequence ATGGATACATACATATCTAATATAAGCTATGCTACAGGTGAACAAAGGGAGATTGTATCATTGTCCGGTAATGGAGTAGATGAGCGTACTATTGCAATGTTCTCAAAGTTCGGACTTAAGTATTACCGGGAATTCAACGGGTCAATTTATGATCTGGCAGTAAAGGCGGCTGAACAAACTCTTAAGGAGAACCACAATCAAATAGAGGAAATGATTTTTACCACAGGAAGCTTCCATTCCCAACCCGAACCGTATAACAGGATTTCAAACATCAGAGAGTTGAACACGGTAATTAACAAACTGGGGATAGCTGCTTATCCATATGGAATATTTCTATCTGATTGTGCAAATGTAATCTCCGCCATACATATTGGAAAGAGTTTACTGTGTGAGAACCCGGATAAGGATATACTGATTGTTTCATCGGATGTTACAGGTCAAACGGAATCGAGAATTGTACCACCCGGTTCCTCAATAAAAAGCGACGGAGCAGGGAGTTGTATAATATCCGGTAAACCCAATGGAGCCAGCTTTATGATTCTGGCAGTTAAACAGTATCATAATAGCAGAATGCTGAATAATTCAGGGTTTGCAAATTATTCTATTGAACTTATGAAATGTATGGACTTCATTAAAGATGAGTTCTTTAAGGAGGGCAGCGGCAACTACAAATTAGTTCTGGTGAATAACTATAGCACCGGGTTTGCCAGAAGTCTGGCAAAACAAATCGGTATTCCCGTAGAAATAATATATACGGAGCAAATTGCCGGTTATGCTCATTGCTTTGCATCAGACATATTCATAAACTTATCAAAATTGATTGCAGACGGGTGTATATCCGATGGAGACAATATTCTTGCCATTGCATCAGGGCCCAGTTCTATCAGTGGAATAAGCCTTAAATATGTTAATAAATAA
- a CDS encoding LysE family transporter, with amino-acid sequence MVHIFSIASYGFWLSISLILPIGPQNMFILLHSLTQKNIKHDFIIASAAALSDTILIFLGVSGFANIISENQIVIYALYIFSVGFLTYIGISLWRRKLQVEQIKGEAFNKNLLRKSMHIFAISMFNPQAILDTVVVIGIASVDYNNTADKFIFGLACVLTSFIFFYTIVIIGKLVNSNISQRNYKLLDRLSAILMWIFACRSLIKLF; translated from the coding sequence ATGGTGCATATATTTTCAATAGCCAGTTATGGATTTTGGCTTTCGATAAGTCTGATATTGCCAATAGGTCCACAGAATATGTTTATTTTATTACATAGCCTTACACAGAAAAACATAAAGCATGATTTTATTATTGCAAGTGCAGCAGCCTTATCCGATACAATTTTGATTTTTTTAGGTGTTAGTGGATTCGCAAATATAATATCAGAGAACCAGATTGTAATATATGCACTGTATATTTTCTCCGTAGGATTCCTTACGTACATAGGAATTAGCCTTTGGCGAAGAAAGTTGCAGGTTGAGCAAATAAAAGGTGAAGCCTTTAACAAGAATCTGTTACGGAAAAGTATGCATATATTTGCTATATCAATGTTTAACCCACAGGCTATTTTAGATACTGTTGTAGTAATAGGCATTGCATCCGTTGACTACAACAATACCGCCGATAAGTTTATATTTGGTTTAGCATGTGTACTTACATCTTTTATATTTTTTTACACTATTGTAATCATAGGAAAACTGGTTAATTCCAACATAAGTCAAAGAAATTATAAGTTGTTGGATCGCTTATCTGCAATCCTTATGTGGATTTTTGCTTGCAGATCGTTAATTAAGCTTTTTTAA
- a CDS encoding peptidoglycan-binding protein, with protein MGKIEVATQWMIDLANDNTHGYDQGYRWGEYGDYDCSSAVITAWQTAGVPVKSNGATYTGNMKNVFLNTGFSDVISSVVLSSGSGLVRGDVLLNSTSHTAMYIGNGQIVHASINENGTVTGGQAGDQTGKEICIRSYYNKPWDCILRYNEGSTPPTNGNTIVQKGQVQANNFTGSSIATDGIRGAETKKAGIKVLQTAMNLDYNAGLVVDGIWSTTSSNALGNHYVTVGETQYMVTAAEILVMLRGYDPNGVEYPGIFGSGLTSAINSFKSANGLPANGVCDSSTFLSLIS; from the coding sequence ATGGGAAAAATTGAAGTTGCAACACAATGGATGATTGACTTGGCAAATGATAACACCCATGGCTATGATCAGGGATATAGGTGGGGTGAGTATGGTGACTATGATTGTTCTTCTGCCGTCATTACTGCCTGGCAGACTGCAGGTGTACCGGTAAAAAGCAATGGTGCGACTTATACCGGTAATATGAAAAATGTTTTTCTTAACACCGGTTTTTCTGATGTAATATCATCAGTAGTGCTATCAAGCGGTTCTGGCCTGGTACGTGGAGATGTGTTATTAAATTCAACTTCACATACTGCAATGTATATCGGAAACGGACAAATCGTTCATGCAAGTATAAATGAAAACGGTACTGTAACCGGAGGACAAGCAGGAGATCAAACAGGAAAAGAAATCTGTATCAGAAGCTATTACAATAAACCATGGGATTGTATTCTCAGATATAATGAAGGAAGTACTCCCCCAACAAATGGTAATACAATTGTACAGAAGGGACAGGTTCAAGCTAACAACTTTACCGGTTCCAGCATTGCTACTGATGGCATAAGAGGGGCTGAAACAAAAAAGGCAGGTATTAAAGTTTTACAAACTGCCATGAATTTAGATTATAATGCAGGTCTTGTAGTTGATGGTATTTGGAGTACTACATCAAGTAATGCTCTTGGAAATCATTATGTAACTGTCGGAGAAACTCAATACATGGTCACCGCAGCTGAAATTCTGGTAATGTTACGTGGATATGATCCAAATGGTGTAGAATATCCGGGAATATTTGGCTCTGGACTAACATCAGCAATAAATTCATTTAAAAGTGCCAATGGCTTACCCGCAAATGGGGTATGTGACAGCTCTACTTTTCTTTCACTTATTAGTTAA
- a CDS encoding ATP-binding cassette domain-containing protein, whose product MKVINVRDISKTYQYYKKQEGIRGSLKNLIHKEIPSKEAVRNLSFSIEKGDMVGFIGMNGAGKTTTLKMLSGILKPTSGEVDVLGYNPFDKKNDFLKRISMVMGSRSQLWLDIPAIEAFALNKEIYGIEEKQYKDTLDELVELLNVGQLINTQVRRLSLGERMKMELILSLLHSPEIIFLDEPTIGLDIVSQNVIRKMLKAYNQKHNITIILTSHNLDDIETVCSKLMIIDSGQLMFNGQLEDFIQKQTSTKILRIKCSRDPARIKAVMGEHKVEILSEDNERMNVKVSKESVMQLTNILMSECMNDIKDISIEEADMQEIICNLYI is encoded by the coding sequence ATGAAGGTCATAAATGTAAGAGATATTTCAAAAACATATCAATATTATAAAAAACAAGAGGGAATAAGGGGCAGCTTAAAAAACCTGATACATAAGGAAATCCCGAGTAAGGAAGCTGTCAGGAATCTCAGTTTTTCTATTGAAAAAGGGGATATGGTAGGGTTTATTGGGATGAATGGTGCAGGTAAAACTACAACTTTGAAAATGTTATCCGGAATTTTGAAGCCTACATCCGGTGAAGTTGATGTTTTAGGATACAATCCCTTTGATAAAAAGAACGACTTTTTAAAGAGAATATCAATGGTAATGGGAAGCAGAAGTCAACTGTGGCTTGATATACCTGCAATAGAGGCATTTGCCCTGAATAAAGAAATCTACGGGATTGAAGAAAAACAGTATAAAGATACACTGGACGAGTTGGTTGAGCTGTTAAATGTGGGTCAATTAATCAACACTCAGGTAAGGAGATTGTCTCTGGGTGAAAGAATGAAAATGGAGTTGATTCTTTCACTACTGCATTCACCGGAGATTATTTTTCTGGATGAACCTACTATAGGTTTGGACATTGTATCACAGAATGTTATCCGTAAGATGCTTAAAGCCTACAACCAAAAACATAATATTACAATAATACTAACCAGTCATAATCTGGATGATATTGAGACAGTATGCAGCAAGCTTATGATAATAGACTCGGGGCAATTGATGTTTAATGGACAACTGGAGGATTTTATTCAAAAGCAGACATCAACAAAAATTCTCAGGATTAAATGTTCCAGGGATCCTGCCAGAATTAAGGCGGTAATGGGAGAACACAAGGTTGAAATTCTCAGTGAAGATAATGAGAGAATGAATGTAAAGGTAAGCAAAGAAAGTGTTATGCAGCTGACAAATATATTGATGAGCGAATGTATGAATGACATAAAAGACATCAGTATAGAGGAGGCAGACATGCAGGAGATTATCTGTAATTTATATATATAG
- a CDS encoding non-ribosomal peptide synthetase, which produces MSNANLITLFDKAVEIYRNEPAIIFEGKTITYTELENNINKLAELLIHKNIKKGNYVGVCIRKSPELIYAAMAVLKLGAVYVPLAPEYPVARTDYIIKDAGIDSLIADSDMRNKFNVKNVVCPTEDLSETNVPKIATEIMQQDDLAYAIYTSGTTGKPKGVMIHCGGFLNRIQWQRKYFNVDSKDRVLHKAPIGFDISLWEMFLPLVSGAALVISKENGYMDVEYIINLIESTRVTISQFVPSILRILVEYTNTNGNSKLACLRKIVSSGEELTFGLLKAFTQHYPNIKLYNFYGPTEASICVTACCLNECERKSYVPLGDAIDNMEVFLLDDDNRLITDSHIKGEICIGGIGVGKGYINKPQETEYAFCKHYSREGEVMYRTGDIGYYCDNDLVYVGRKDQTVKIRGNRVDLGEIEVKICEIHQIEAAVVKCFKTEQESQILAAFYKPVNKDSDSLKIQELLAGYLKNELPAYMLPQQYIKVDEFELTSNGKIDREKLKLEEKTSRINENNGFYGDKDKKAIIIELFTKYLNCEISEDDDFFILGGSSLEAIRMIMEINNELNISLKYTDVMLDLTVNGIVNACD; this is translated from the coding sequence GTGAGTAATGCTAATTTAATAACTCTATTTGATAAAGCTGTAGAAATATATAGAAATGAGCCTGCGATTATTTTCGAAGGAAAGACCATAACATATACCGAGTTAGAGAATAATATAAACAAGCTGGCTGAATTATTAATACATAAAAATATAAAAAAAGGTAATTATGTAGGCGTTTGCATAAGAAAATCACCTGAACTGATATATGCCGCAATGGCAGTTCTGAAATTAGGTGCGGTTTATGTGCCGTTAGCTCCTGAGTATCCTGTGGCCAGAACAGATTATATAATTAAGGATGCTGGTATTGATTCACTTATTGCCGATTCTGATATGCGTAACAAGTTTAATGTGAAAAATGTGGTTTGTCCCACAGAGGACCTCTCTGAAACAAATGTCCCTAAAATAGCAACAGAAATAATGCAGCAAGATGATTTGGCTTATGCTATATATACCTCCGGTACAACGGGAAAACCCAAGGGAGTTATGATACATTGCGGAGGGTTTTTAAACAGGATTCAGTGGCAGAGAAAATATTTTAATGTTGATTCAAAGGATAGAGTTTTACATAAAGCACCTATCGGCTTCGATATTTCTTTGTGGGAAATGTTTTTACCCTTAGTATCCGGTGCAGCTTTGGTTATATCCAAAGAAAACGGATATATGGATGTTGAATATATTATAAATCTTATAGAAAGTACCCGGGTCACAATCTCTCAGTTTGTTCCTTCAATTTTACGTATACTTGTAGAATATACAAATACCAATGGCAACAGTAAGCTGGCCTGCTTAAGAAAAATCGTAAGCAGTGGAGAAGAACTTACTTTTGGTCTGCTAAAGGCATTTACACAGCACTATCCCAACATAAAGCTATACAACTTTTATGGACCTACAGAGGCTTCTATCTGTGTTACAGCATGTTGCTTAAACGAATGTGAACGCAAAAGCTATGTTCCGTTAGGTGATGCTATAGATAACATGGAAGTGTTTCTACTGGATGATGACAACAGGCTGATTACTGATAGTCATATTAAAGGTGAAATATGTATAGGTGGAATAGGAGTAGGAAAGGGCTACATTAACAAGCCTCAGGAAACAGAGTATGCATTTTGCAAACACTACAGCAGAGAGGGCGAGGTAATGTACCGAACCGGTGATATCGGCTACTACTGTGATAATGACCTTGTATATGTGGGACGTAAGGACCAGACAGTTAAGATAAGAGGAAATAGAGTAGATTTAGGTGAAATCGAAGTAAAAATATGTGAAATACATCAGATAGAGGCTGCGGTTGTAAAATGCTTTAAGACAGAACAGGAATCACAGATATTGGCGGCTTTTTATAAGCCGGTTAATAAGGATTCAGATAGTTTGAAAATTCAGGAACTTTTAGCAGGGTATTTAAAAAATGAATTACCTGCATATATGCTTCCTCAGCAATATATTAAAGTTGATGAGTTTGAGCTTACGTCAAACGGCAAAATTGACAGGGAAAAGCTTAAACTTGAAGAAAAAACATCCCGGATAAATGAAAATAATGGCTTCTACGGAGATAAGGATAAAAAAGCAATAATAATTGAACTTTTCACTAAATACCTGAATTGTGAAATTTCTGAGGATGATGACTTCTTTATTTTAGGAGGGTCCTCTCTGGAAGCAATTCGGATGATTATGGAAATTAATAATGAACTGAATATTTCGTTAAAATACACAGACGTAATGCTGGACCTTACCGTTAACGGTATAGTTAATGCATGTGATTGA
- a CDS encoding radical SAM protein codes for MLKRRPIMEIMESTKQNDVIFIQPHLLTDELKHEQNKIVVEFWEAMHKHAVLLGDIPSEPNHGIFFIAGTLLKAGYAVDALDFYAYDRYLRYKEGRKIEYSDIENAIKTKNARVYAISSKTVAINRAIEIARIIKKFHPEAITVFGGLHPTLYGEELLKEHSDVVDYVSRGEGEDSTLEFLEYLDGKRGIEEVKNLMYMGKDGKVVHNPRRLVTDVDIDNLPFPAYELICQESSPIVPRVLAARGCPHGCAFCTITHYYDRKFKLRSPESVISEIQYMKDNFDIEFYCMGDLTYSINREYAHQICNLLIERKLNNIKWWCQTTVGRLNAEDLALMKEAGCIQVAFGVEAEDQSILNNVDKPHAASKTEVQCQLVKDAGMTVQTYWLIGLGGDTKKSVEHRIQKIKTFIETGLTDSIHISVPVPFPGTPIWYEPEKYGYTINHTDFSKYWMNCDELGYGKPVLNTEKLSADHLYMYWQLALSTATASFEKVAKEQANNFAHFQPKGLFTPKSESEMPAFV; via the coding sequence ATGCTGAAAAGAAGACCGATAATGGAAATAATGGAATCTACGAAACAGAATGATGTGATATTTATACAACCGCATCTATTAACAGATGAGCTAAAACACGAACAAAACAAGATTGTTGTAGAATTCTGGGAAGCAATGCATAAACATGCCGTTTTATTAGGTGATATTCCATCGGAACCTAATCATGGCATTTTTTTTATAGCCGGAACTTTACTGAAGGCAGGGTATGCTGTTGATGCTCTTGATTTTTACGCTTATGACCGTTACCTGAGATACAAGGAAGGAAGAAAGATTGAGTATAGTGATATTGAAAATGCAATAAAGACTAAGAATGCAAGGGTTTATGCCATATCTTCTAAAACTGTTGCAATTAACAGAGCTATTGAGATAGCAAGAATAATTAAAAAGTTCCACCCGGAAGCAATCACAGTTTTTGGAGGGCTCCATCCCACACTTTACGGTGAAGAATTGTTGAAAGAACATTCTGATGTGGTTGACTATGTTTCCAGAGGAGAAGGAGAGGATAGTACTCTTGAATTTTTGGAATACCTCGATGGAAAGAGAGGTATTGAGGAAGTCAAGAACCTGATGTATATGGGGAAAGATGGCAAGGTTGTACATAATCCGAGAAGACTTGTTACAGATGTAGACATAGACAATCTTCCATTTCCGGCATATGAATTGATTTGTCAGGAGTCTAGTCCGATCGTACCTAGAGTTCTTGCTGCAAGAGGCTGCCCGCATGGTTGTGCCTTCTGTACTATTACTCACTATTATGATAGAAAATTTAAGCTAAGAAGTCCTGAATCGGTTATAAGTGAAATACAATATATGAAAGATAATTTTGATATTGAATTTTATTGCATGGGTGATTTGACCTATTCAATTAATCGTGAATATGCACACCAGATTTGTAATTTGTTGATTGAGAGAAAATTAAACAATATCAAATGGTGGTGTCAGACAACCGTTGGAAGATTGAATGCTGAGGACCTTGCTTTAATGAAGGAGGCTGGATGCATTCAGGTGGCCTTTGGAGTAGAGGCTGAAGACCAAAGTATATTAAATAACGTTGATAAACCTCATGCAGCAAGTAAAACGGAGGTTCAATGTCAACTCGTTAAAGATGCAGGGATGACAGTTCAAACATACTGGTTAATCGGTTTGGGCGGAGATACCAAGAAATCGGTTGAGCATAGAATACAAAAGATCAAGACCTTTATTGAGACAGGGTTGACAGATTCAATACATATTTCGGTTCCTGTTCCATTCCCCGGAACTCCTATATGGTATGAGCCTGAAAAGTACGGATATACAATAAATCATACTGATTTCAGCAAATACTGGATGAACTGTGATGAGTTAGGGTATGGAAAGCCAGTGTTAAATACTGAAAAATTATCGGCAGACCATCTTTATATGTATTGGCAGTTAGCATTATCTACTGCAACGGCAAGCTTTGAAAAAGTTGCAAAAGAGCAGGCCAACAATTTTGCGCACTTCCAGCCTAAAGGATTATTTACACCTAAAAGCGAAAGTGAAATGCCTGCATTTGTATAA
- a CDS encoding endoribonuclease L-PSP produces MKIEIKESNENYNLYVKSVDGKQVFITIANQNKDQDILKTASLLYKKAYEILTKYNITVFHERFFGTSKFYHDVQKIRAEELKLNTQDKCFSYIEGSPYWGEGISGINVHGIILCDEEIKDVEFNGIVCGKLYKTDAVDYMLVHTVHGNKESDYYGQTYEMFQSMIQVLNKYDFQLKNVIRTWIYLDKILLLYDEFNKARTKVFLENGLWSDSVAVDKTEEIYMPASTGISCGNPHGLTVISDVLAIRTKNYEKFKFTSESGKAQKSAMRYGSAFSRAILLDDKTSKSKYVYLSGTASIDDLGNTVYLDDIGLQIDKTYSVIDALLDISSMKLNNMTEGTVFLKKAEYIDAFIEYCKRRNIELPALITVADVCRDNLLFEMDGTFAGGC; encoded by the coding sequence ATGAAAATAGAGATTAAAGAATCAAATGAAAACTATAATTTGTATGTAAAATCAGTTGACGGAAAACAAGTTTTTATCACGATTGCAAATCAAAATAAAGACCAGGATATATTGAAGACCGCTTCACTGTTATACAAAAAAGCCTATGAGATATTAACCAAGTATAACATAACAGTATTTCATGAAAGGTTTTTCGGAACCAGCAAGTTTTATCATGATGTACAGAAGATAAGGGCTGAGGAACTAAAACTGAATACACAAGACAAATGTTTCAGTTATATTGAAGGTTCTCCTTATTGGGGTGAAGGAATATCAGGTATTAACGTACACGGTATCATTTTGTGTGATGAAGAGATTAAAGATGTGGAGTTCAACGGAATAGTCTGCGGGAAGTTGTATAAGACCGATGCGGTGGACTATATGTTGGTACATACCGTTCATGGCAATAAGGAAAGTGACTACTATGGGCAGACATATGAGATGTTTCAATCAATGATTCAAGTCCTTAACAAATACGACTTTCAGCTTAAAAATGTTATAAGAACATGGATTTATTTGGATAAAATTTTATTACTGTATGATGAGTTCAATAAAGCACGTACAAAAGTATTTTTAGAAAATGGGTTATGGTCTGATTCCGTTGCTGTTGATAAAACTGAAGAAATATACATGCCTGCAAGCACCGGTATCAGCTGCGGTAATCCCCACGGATTGACTGTAATCTCAGATGTTTTGGCTATAAGAACTAAAAATTATGAAAAATTTAAGTTCACAAGTGAATCGGGTAAAGCTCAGAAGTCTGCAATGCGTTATGGTTCCGCTTTTTCAAGGGCTATTCTGCTGGATGACAAGACAAGCAAAAGCAAATATGTTTATTTATCCGGTACGGCATCAATAGATGATTTGGGGAATACAGTATATCTTGACGATATCGGATTGCAGATAGATAAGACATATTCCGTAATTGATGCCCTTTTGGATATAAGCTCAATGAAATTAAACAACATGACTGAAGGAACGGTATTCTTAAAAAAAGCAGAGTACATAGATGCATTTATTGAATACTGCAAAAGGCGAAATATTGAGTTGCCCGCACTGATTACAGTTGCAGACGTGTGTAGGGATAATTTGCTGTTTGAAATGGATGGAACATTTGCAGGTGGGTGTTAG
- a CDS encoding ABC-2 family transporter protein, producing the protein MLRYFNIIVKFLKYAFIQALEYKANFILGGLFEFLWVILNVIFFKALYQNTTSIAGWSVDEVLLLVFICGLVDSVHSFFFASGFIDIPNLIRQGNLDLLLLKPINKRFFLSFRLINVGQILNVIFNVVMIIIYTNKITTNLSLPDVLLFILLIIGALVIVNAFYFSLSMLAFWVIKVNAIIGYSQELFTVGNKPINVYPKIIQKIFTYLIPLGVAFSYPILYLSHKLSTSSLIAGFVIAVIFFALSHVLYRQGIKKYTSATS; encoded by the coding sequence ATGTTAAGATATTTTAATATTATAGTTAAATTTTTAAAATATGCATTTATTCAGGCTTTGGAATATAAGGCTAACTTTATTCTGGGAGGCTTGTTTGAGTTCTTGTGGGTAATTCTAAATGTAATTTTTTTCAAAGCATTATATCAAAATACCACTTCCATTGCAGGATGGTCAGTAGATGAAGTACTGTTACTGGTATTTATATGCGGACTTGTAGATAGTGTACACTCATTTTTCTTTGCATCAGGATTTATTGACATACCAAACCTGATACGGCAAGGAAATCTGGATTTACTTTTATTAAAACCCATTAACAAAAGATTCTTTCTGTCTTTTCGGTTAATCAATGTCGGTCAGATTTTAAATGTAATCTTCAATGTAGTAATGATTATAATTTATACAAATAAGATTACCACTAATTTAAGCCTGCCCGATGTATTGTTGTTTATACTGCTGATAATAGGTGCACTGGTAATAGTAAACGCCTTCTACTTCTCATTATCCATGCTGGCTTTCTGGGTTATCAAGGTTAATGCGATTATAGGCTATTCACAGGAATTATTTACAGTTGGTAATAAACCTATTAATGTATACCCGAAAATAATACAGAAAATATTTACTTATTTGATACCTTTGGGTGTAGCATTCAGTTATCCGATTTTATATCTATCCCATAAGTTATCGACTTCCAGCTTAATTGCCGGATTTGTAATTGCAGTTATCTTTTTTGCATTATCCCATGTTTTATACAGACAAGGTATAAAAAAGTATACAAGTGCTACCAGCTGA